A segment of the Solanum stenotomum isolate F172 unplaced genomic scaffold, ASM1918654v1 scaffold11069, whole genome shotgun sequence genome:
ttaaaatatttatcgaTGGATTTgacatttaatttttgaattaagCGTAAGATTGGGCATAATTAACAGATAATCTAGACATGTCCAGAGTTATTGTAAATGCATTTCAGTAAAATAGGGCCgttcaaaatcgaaccgaaatcGATAATCCGAATTGAAacttttttattgatttaacgattttgatttttttttattatcaggTTATCAATTTTTGACGGTTTGAGATTTTTTCTTAAcgggttaaccgataacccgatagtaaattaataattacATTTATACCATTCGATATATAAAGTCCTTGACTTAGGAtttagtttcatatttttatttctagcAATTTCAAACTTTCGGTTATTCCACAATgtgttaattttgtttttgagaaagatacAATCTATCAACTCATGTGTGGAGTTTATTTGGTTTGTGACCATGTTTTAAAGggattttcaattatttatttttgtgtcatATCTTAACGGTTAAATCGATAATGATCAATAACTGATAAATCGGTAATCCATAAAccaatatcttaatggttctTAACAGTTTAGCATGTCTACAAATCAATAACCAATAAATTAAATCGATGAACTTTAAAATCGAACCGAACTAATCGATAGGTAAAAGTGAAAAAGGAAGATCCTTTTAATTTAAACATGATAGAATAACCAAGCAAGACATTATTGTAACAATATTGGAATTAACAATCAGAAAGCTGAGGAACCTAAAAGCTTGCATTTGGACAGCACATCTTGAAGAAACCACCTTAAACTCTTTTGTCTTGTCAAAATATATGAGTTTAAGTTCCACTAATTTCCCTTCttttgttaaataaataaaataaactgtAAGAAAGAATGAGTGAAGAGTTCAATTATTTTTCCCACTGAAAAAATGGGAGTCTTTATGAGCTATATCTGGTCATATCTGATCTGATGGATGTACTTGTTAGCTTTTAACTGTTCAAACCTTCTGTTCCTCACCTTTCTGTCCCATCCACTAATATTCCCAAAAGGAATGGCACTGGGCCCTGCTCCCAATCAACCAGCACTCCTTTAccccctctttttttttatttaatctctTCACTGTTCTACTAAGTCAGAAGACAAGGTTTTTTTGTTTCCAATCCGGTGGTCGGTAATTTAGATTCTTGCTCTCGGAAGTCTTACATGGCGATAAAACGCTTCCTAATAAAAATGACTTTATATCTaaatgaacttgaatttgagacctcctaattaagaataaatgagTACTTACCACTCTATCACAACCGTTGTTGGTGTCAGAAGACAAGATTATCAAAAGAGTACTTGTACAGTATGTAGCAATATTGAACCAAATAAAACAACCaacccaaaaaaagaaaaaaaaaaggaaaattatggCCAAGAGAATAATTAAACCCTCCTTACTTGGCTGATGCttgaagaaaattaattctCACCTAAGAAACTTAGCATATGTACCAAGCGGAATTTAATTGGATTGTTTTTTCGTTTGTAGAAATCTTGTTATTATGTGTCGggattgttgttgttgctggtgGTGGTGTTACCGTCTTTGCTCCAATCGTACATGTTGAATGATTCGATGTCCTTCTTCTGTTCCAATTCATTGATATCTCCTGAGAGAGTTTTGGCAAACAAAAGGTTTAGAGGGTCAGCTTCGAGTTCAACCAAATCTGCAAAGAAATCCTCATGACACTGGTTTGATGAGTCTGGTAACATTATTGGCTGATAACTGTCTTTAGAAAACTCCTCATCATCGCGCATTTCCACTAGTTGGTGATTATGGCGCACATCTTCTTCAGCCACCTCTTCTTTTACTTTTGAGTACGCCGAAATGTTATTGGTGGTCTCCTTTTGTTCATCTGTATCGGTTTGGGATTGAGGATTATTTGGTATAATAGTATTGTTGGTGTGTTTGGAATTATTAGGCTGAGACCTTGTCGATCCAGCAAGGGCATTTCTTTGAGTTGGCCATGGATGGTTATGTTCTGAAGTGTAGGTGATCACTAACATGTTTGGGTCTGTCCTGCTCCTTTCCACTTGTTTCCTTGCTGAACATCCTTTGGAACTACTGCACCTATAGTAACCCCtgcatattattttattttaacaacatgaaaattcaaaagttaaatattagtactaatttattttttctcggTAAATTGGTccaattttctattttgaagGGGAACAAGTATACTTACGTAAATATTTGTCATATTTATATCCTTTCATTTTGGGTGTGCTCaaataaacattaaaatttatataaaactaAATAAGTAGATACACGTGTTTTACATAGAATACTACAAATCAGTTCAAATGTGTCTCATGCGTAAGAACAtgtgtgtttacttgttcaattttgtacAAGTATAAGTATTTATTTGTGCTCACCTAAATATCAGTTAAAGCCAAAATTTAAATTGCAACATGTATGTATTATGTCCAAAATGTTTTTGAGCATAACAATTGAATTTATCACATGAAGATAGTATCTCTTAATTAATTTTCCATGAAGAAGTTGTAGTTAAAAGGTTGGGAGTGCAGAAAATATATAGTGAGTGAGTGACCTTGGGTAAGGGGAGCCTTTGATTGGCTTCTGACCATACTTTCTCCAAGCCCATAAATCAGATGGAACTACTTCTCCCCCTTGCCGGCTGTTTGCTGGTGCTGCTGCTGGTATACACACCACTTTTTTCGCCTGACTCTTTCTGCAAATTAATGAACCCTAATACATAACATGTCCACGTGggcatatatatacctttaaaatacactattaaatagttgaGGGGTAAAAGGTTCTGCCCAAAATTTGgaattgttacaacaatttcagtcaaagtttgaatatatttcagacttttttcccttctaaattctacaaaaacaaagttaaaaacataaattatttattctgATAATTTTTAATAACACATACATGATAGCTATTCATTTTTGCTCATGAACTTGTAACCACATGTGCAAGCTCCGATCCATATCAACAATTAGTGTAATATTGTATCATAATCCTTCATTAATTAGTGTTTTTATCATTAATTGTCAAACTGCTGCTAACTGGAATCTATATGTTATGTCAAGTTCCTGAATCGATCATTCACAATCTATTGCTGCAATTTtaataatgaattttatttagcTTATCTTTTCAATTCAACAACAACATGGCAACCGTTGACTCAAAATTTTAAAGGGTTAGGCGTGAGGTGCGTGAGACCTAAACATGTCAAATTTTGGAAGAAATTAAACCAAGATCGATttgcaatttattttgttttctattCTACTTGTGCTTTTTCACAAGAAGTAATCATGGAAAATACTTCTTTTCCATTTAGAAGCTGAAAATGATGGCCACAAATTAAAAAGAGATAAATAAGTTGAAAGTTAAGTCTTATGACTGAACAAGTAATTCTGTCTActttgattgaaaaaaaaatatcatccGGATTTCATGCAATTATAATCTTTTACTTTTCTTCAATTATATTGTTGAATTAGT
Coding sequences within it:
- the LOC125849820 gene encoding probable WRKY transcription factor 14, translating into MENNNYQGDLADIFRGGNNTTSGESSSTNNTVIPIPTPISEGWQFPYSASQIEQPTSVQDFGDPFCNLRDPLFHDLDMLQAAASEDNNNNNNNNNESTNSVFGDSSPSMRKRGNMFSRMLQISPTNKLAMSACVVQNNVIGNHDDINSSKTCLMENSALQISSPRNTGIKRRKSQAKKVVCIPAAAPANSRQGGEVVPSDLWAWRKYGQKPIKGSPYPRGYYRCSSSKGCSARKQVERSRTDPNMLVITYTSEHNHPWPTQRNALAGSTRSQPNNSKHTNNTIIPNNPQSQTDTDEQKETTNNISAYSKVKEEVAEEDVRHNHQLVEMRDDEEFSKDSYQPIMLPDSSNQCHEDFFADLVELEADPLNLLFAKTLSGDINELEQKKDIESFNMYDWSKDGNTTTSNNNNPDT